In one window of Janthinobacterium sp. 1_2014MBL_MicDiv DNA:
- a CDS encoding diphthine--ammonia ligase produces the protein MTTALISWSGGKDSCLALWRARNSGMAVPLFITAMDEDGRKSRSHGVPPALLEAQAASLGARLQRYHASWASYEEKFIAMLRAAKDDGIAHALFGDIDLQPHRDWEEKVCAAAGLTAHLPLWGEERRALVDEFLAAGFKAIVVCINGQHLPREFCGREFDAAFLADLPPGVDACGENGEFHTFVYDGPAFSAPVALRRAQVLQYDAPANLGGATYYFQELAPA, from the coding sequence ATGACGACGGCCCTCATCTCCTGGAGCGGCGGCAAGGATTCCTGCCTGGCCCTGTGGCGCGCGCGCAACAGCGGCATGGCCGTGCCGCTGTTCATCACGGCCATGGATGAAGATGGACGCAAGTCGCGCTCGCACGGCGTGCCGCCGGCGCTGCTCGAGGCGCAGGCGGCCAGCCTGGGCGCGCGCCTGCAGCGCTATCACGCCAGCTGGGCCAGTTATGAAGAAAAATTCATCGCCATGCTGCGCGCGGCAAAGGACGATGGCATCGCCCACGCCCTGTTTGGCGACATCGACCTGCAGCCGCACCGCGACTGGGAAGAAAAAGTCTGCGCCGCGGCCGGCTTGACGGCGCACCTGCCGCTATGGGGCGAAGAGCGGCGCGCGCTGGTCGACGAATTTCTCGCCGCCGGCTTCAAGGCCATCGTCGTCTGCATCAATGGCCAGCACCTGCCGCGCGAGTTTTGCGGGCGCGAGTTCGACGCCGCCTTCCTGGCCGACCTGCCGCCCGGCGTCGACGCCTGCGGCGAAAACGGCGAATTCCACACCTTCGTCTACGATGGCCCCGCCTTCAGCGCACCCGTGGCCCTGCGCCGCGCGCAGGTACTGCAGTATGACGCGCCGGCCAATCTGGGCGGCGCCACGTATTACTTCCAGGAACTGGCGCCGGCCTGA
- a CDS encoding FKBP-type peptidyl-prolyl cis-trans isomerase, with protein MKSVFQMIATLACAVALTACGAAANTEKPVVLDPNTQVKEFLFPDLVKGSGAAAAAGDTLQVIYTGWLYDASKPDSKGTQFDTNVGSAAFPFVLGLGKVIQGWERGIVGMQVGGTRRLVIPSDLGYGAIGSRNKAGELVVPPYAGMVFEVTLTDLVKAK; from the coding sequence ATGAAATCGGTATTTCAAATGATCGCCACCCTCGCTTGCGCCGTGGCACTGACCGCCTGTGGCGCCGCTGCCAACACCGAGAAGCCGGTCGTGCTTGACCCGAACACGCAAGTCAAAGAGTTTCTCTTTCCCGATCTGGTGAAAGGCAGCGGCGCGGCAGCGGCAGCGGGCGATACCTTGCAGGTGATTTATACGGGCTGGCTGTATGACGCGAGCAAGCCGGACAGCAAAGGGACCCAGTTCGATACCAACGTAGGTAGCGCCGCTTTCCCGTTTGTTCTCGGCCTGGGCAAGGTGATCCAGGGCTGGGAGCGCGGCATCGTCGGCATGCAGGTGGGCGGCACGCGCCGCCTGGTGATTCCATCTGACCTCGGCTATGGCGCCATCGGCAGCCGCAACAAGGCGGGCGAGCTGGTGGTGCCGCCTTACGCCGGCATGGTGTTCGAGGTCACGCTGACGGACTTGGTGAAGGCCAAGTAA
- a CDS encoding potassium transporter Kup, whose product MTSQHKKSGLAGLTLAAVGIVYGDIGTSPLYTLKTVFDPAHGLALTHNNLLGIISLIFWGLTLIVSLKYVTLVLRADNRGEGGIMALMALVLSSVSKVSRWHFPLMVIGVFGATLFYGDSVITPAISVLSAIEGLEVATPALSSYVVPLTIVVLVALYSVQSHGTAGIGRYFAPIMVLWFAALAGMGVVNIIKSPAILAALNPMYAASFLLDNGFVAFVALGAVVLALTGAEALYADMGHFGKKPIRMAWFLIAFPALSLNYLGQGGLLLAHPEAVTNPFYQQLGAWSVYPLVILSTMATVIASQATISGTFSMTKQAIALGFLPRMRVRHTSESEIGQIYIPAVNWLQLFVVLLAVVGFGSSENLAAAYGIAVTATMLSTTILTFFVIRYRWKMNLALCWAATGFFLIIDVNLVAATALKLFHGGWFPLLLGSILFIVMLTWKRGRQLVFQNLEKHAIPLDDFLSSLFIAPPLRVPGTAIFLRGETDGVPHALLHNLLHNKVLHERVIFLTVFMHEEPWVAPSERVRVVDLGHQCYQVNVHYGFKDEPDIPGALAQCAEQGLDFEMMETSFFIARQTIISTPGAGMMPWREHLFVTMSRNARTAADYYQIPSNRVIELGTQVEI is encoded by the coding sequence TTGACGTCGCAACATAAAAAAAGCGGCCTGGCCGGCTTGACCTTGGCCGCCGTCGGCATTGTCTACGGCGATATCGGCACCAGTCCGCTGTACACCCTGAAAACCGTGTTTGATCCGGCGCACGGCCTGGCATTGACGCACAACAACTTGCTGGGCATCATCTCGCTGATCTTCTGGGGCCTGACCCTGATCGTTTCGCTCAAGTACGTGACCCTGGTGCTGCGCGCCGACAACCGCGGCGAGGGCGGCATCATGGCGTTGATGGCGCTGGTGCTGTCGTCCGTCAGCAAGGTGTCGCGCTGGCACTTTCCGTTGATGGTGATCGGCGTCTTCGGCGCCACCCTGTTCTATGGCGACAGCGTGATCACGCCCGCCATTTCCGTGCTGTCGGCGATCGAGGGCCTGGAAGTGGCCACGCCGGCCCTGAGTTCCTATGTCGTGCCGCTGACAATCGTGGTGCTGGTGGCCCTGTATTCGGTGCAGTCGCACGGCACGGCCGGCATCGGCCGCTACTTCGCGCCCATCATGGTGCTGTGGTTTGCCGCGCTGGCCGGCATGGGCGTGGTCAACATCATCAAGTCGCCGGCCATCCTGGCCGCCCTCAACCCCATGTACGCGGCCAGCTTCCTGCTCGATAACGGTTTCGTCGCGTTTGTCGCGCTGGGCGCCGTGGTGCTGGCGCTGACGGGCGCCGAGGCGCTGTATGCGGACATGGGCCACTTCGGCAAGAAGCCGATCCGCATGGCCTGGTTCCTGATCGCCTTCCCGGCACTGAGCCTGAATTACCTGGGCCAGGGCGGCCTGCTGCTGGCGCACCCGGAAGCCGTGACGAATCCGTTTTACCAGCAGCTGGGCGCCTGGAGCGTGTATCCGCTGGTGATTCTGTCGACCATGGCCACCGTGATCGCGTCGCAGGCGACCATTTCCGGCACCTTCTCGATGACCAAGCAAGCCATCGCGCTGGGCTTCCTGCCGCGCATGCGCGTGCGCCACACGTCGGAAAGCGAAATTGGCCAGATCTACATTCCCGCCGTGAACTGGCTGCAGCTGTTCGTCGTGCTGCTGGCCGTGGTCGGCTTCGGCTCGTCGGAAAACCTGGCCGCCGCCTATGGCATCGCCGTCACGGCCACCATGCTGTCGACCACCATCCTGACCTTCTTCGTCATCCGCTACCGCTGGAAGATGAATCTGGCGCTGTGCTGGGCCGCCACGGGCTTTTTCCTCATCATCGACGTCAACCTGGTGGCGGCGACGGCGCTGAAGCTGTTCCACGGCGGCTGGTTCCCGCTGCTGCTGGGCTCGATCCTCTTCATCGTCATGCTGACCTGGAAGCGGGGCCGCCAGCTGGTGTTCCAGAACCTGGAAAAGCACGCGATTCCGCTCGACGATTTCCTTTCGTCGCTGTTCATCGCGCCGCCGCTGCGCGTGCCCGGCACGGCCATCTTCCTGCGCGGCGAAACGGATGGCGTGCCGCATGCGCTGTTGCACAACTTGCTGCACAACAAGGTCTTGCATGAACGCGTCATCTTCCTCACCGTCTTCATGCACGAGGAGCCGTGGGTGGCGCCGTCCGAGCGCGTGCGCGTGGTGGACCTGGGACACCAGTGCTACCAGGTCAACGTGCATTACGGCTTCAAGGATGAGCCTGACATTCCTGGCGCGCTGGCGCAGTGCGCGGAGCAGGGGCTGGACTTCGAGATGATGGAAACGTCGTTCTTCATCGCCCGCCAGACCATCATTTCCACGCCGGGCGCCGGCATGATGCCGTGGCGCGAGCATCTGTTCGTCACCATGTCGCGCAATGCGCGCACGGCGGCCGACTACTACCAGATCCCGAGCAACCGCGTGATCGAACTCGGTACGCAGGTGGAAATCTAG
- a CDS encoding GNAT family N-acetyltransferase translates to MISWQWTTFDALGPHDLYQVLALRQRVFVIEQQCIYPDLDGHDQRAMHLLGWHDVDGQPVLAAYLRVLAPGAKYVEMSLGRVLTAPEARSTGAGRQLLVEGIARAERQHPGHAIRIGAQHYLERFYQSFGFVTVSAPYDEDGIQHVDMLRPVAQDTTA, encoded by the coding sequence ATGATCAGCTGGCAATGGACGACGTTCGACGCACTCGGCCCCCACGACTTGTACCAGGTGCTGGCCTTGCGCCAGCGCGTGTTCGTCATCGAGCAGCAGTGCATCTACCCGGACCTCGACGGGCATGACCAGCGGGCCATGCATCTGCTGGGCTGGCACGACGTCGATGGCCAGCCGGTGCTGGCCGCCTACCTGCGCGTGCTGGCGCCGGGCGCCAAATACGTGGAAATGTCGCTGGGCCGCGTGCTGACGGCGCCCGAGGCGCGCAGCACGGGCGCCGGCAGGCAGCTGCTGGTCGAAGGCATCGCGCGCGCGGAACGCCAGCATCCCGGCCACGCCATCCGCATCGGCGCCCAGCACTACCTGGAGCGCTTCTACCAGTCGTTCGGCTTTGTCACCGTCAGCGCGCCATACGATGAAGACGGCATACAGCACGTCGACATGCTGCGCCCCGTGGCGCAGGACACGACGGCATGA
- the rarD gene encoding EamA family transporter RarD yields MNPGMLYASLAFLCWGLFPLYFHAIDDIAPQEILANRMVWSLLFLGVVLTVRRQWSWLGSLRGQPKVVAGFVASAFLLSANWFIYIWAVNNGHVVDASLGYFITPLINVMLGFLLLHERLRRLQWLAIALAACGVAWLTWQAGQVPWIALLLAATFGGYGLLRKTASLGALEGLSFETLILFPLALAYMLWLAWHGQSGFVNTDSSATRALLLASGPITAIPLLLFAAGARRLPLAVLGLLQYIAPTGQLLIGVWVFHEAFTPERMLGFLVIWTALALYAAEGLWTARRARSAA; encoded by the coding sequence ATGAATCCTGGCATGCTGTACGCCTCCCTCGCCTTCCTGTGCTGGGGCCTGTTCCCCCTGTATTTCCATGCCATCGACGACATCGCGCCGCAGGAAATCCTCGCCAACCGCATGGTCTGGTCGCTGCTGTTCCTCGGCGTGGTGCTGACCGTGCGCCGCCAGTGGAGCTGGCTGGGCAGCCTGCGCGGCCAGCCGAAGGTGGTGGCCGGCTTCGTCGCCAGCGCCTTCCTGTTGTCGGCCAACTGGTTCATCTATATCTGGGCCGTCAACAATGGCCATGTGGTCGATGCCAGTCTCGGCTACTTCATCACGCCGCTGATCAATGTCATGCTGGGTTTCCTGCTGCTGCACGAGCGCCTGCGCCGCCTGCAGTGGCTGGCCATCGCCCTGGCCGCCTGCGGCGTGGCCTGGCTCACCTGGCAGGCGGGCCAGGTGCCGTGGATCGCCCTGCTGCTGGCCGCCACCTTTGGCGGCTATGGCTTGCTGCGCAAGACGGCGTCGCTGGGCGCGCTGGAAGGCTTGTCGTTCGAAACCCTGATTTTGTTCCCGCTGGCGCTGGCCTACATGCTGTGGCTGGCGTGGCATGGCCAGAGCGGCTTCGTCAATACGGATTCGTCCGCCACGCGCGCCCTGCTGCTGGCGTCCGGCCCCATCACGGCCATTCCCCTGCTGCTGTTCGCCGCCGGCGCGCGGCGCCTGCCGCTGGCCGTGCTGGGCTTGCTGCAATACATCGCCCCCACGGGCCAGCTGCTGATCGGCGTGTGGGTCTTCCACGAAGCGTTCACCCCGGAGCGCATGCTGGGCTTCCTCGTCATCTGGACGGCGCTGGCCCTGTATGCGGCCGAGGGCCTGTGGACGGCCCGCCGCGCGCGCAGCGCCGCCTAG